Proteins from one Juglans microcarpa x Juglans regia isolate MS1-56 chromosome 1S, Jm3101_v1.0, whole genome shotgun sequence genomic window:
- the LOC121247188 gene encoding mitochondrial import receptor subunit TOM40-1-like, with the protein MAAALNVPLTTSTPTATTLPQMTKGEEKVDYLNLPCPIPYEEIHREALMSLKPELFEGMRFDFTKGLNQKFSLSHSVFMGPMEIPSQSSETIKIPAAHYEFGANFIDPKLMLFGRIMTDGRLNARVKCDLTENLSLKANSQLTNEPHMSHGMVSFDYKGKDYRTQFQLGNGALFGANYIQSVTPHLSFGGEVFWAGQHRKSGIGYAARYNTDKMVATGQVASTGLVALSYVQKVSEKVSLASDFMYNYMSKDVTASFGYDYILRQCRLRGKIDSNGCAAAFLEERLNMGLNFILSAELDHRKKDYKFGFGLTVGE; encoded by the exons ATGGCGGCGGCCCTGAACGTTCCTCTTACTACTTCAACTCCTACAGCTACTACGCTTCCGCAGATGACGAAAGGGGAGGAGAAAGTGGATTACTTGAACCTCCCTTGTCCTATTCCCTACGAGGAGATCCACCGTGAAGCTCTCA TGTCTCTAAAGCCAGAACTTTTTGAAGGGATGCGCTTTGATTTTACCAAAGGGCTCAATCAGAAGTTCTCACTTAGTCACAG TGTGTTTATGGGACCAATGGAGATTCCTTCGCAATCTTCTGAAACAATTAAAATTCCTGCTGCTCACTATGAATTTGGTGCCAACTTTATAGACCCAAAG CTGATGCTTTTTGGGAGAATAATGACTGATGGGAGGCTCAATGCGAGAGTTAAGTGTGATTTAACGGAAAATCTTTCGTTGAAGGCTAATTCTCAG CTTACAAATGAGCCACATATGTCACATGGCATGGTTTCTTTTGATTACAAG GGCAAAGACTACAGGACCCAGTTTCAACTGGGAAATGGTGCCTTATTTGGAGCAAATTATATTCAG AGTGTGACCCCCCATTTATCTTTTGGTGGTGAAGTATTTTGGGCTGGTCAGCATCGGAAGTCTGGCATTGGTTATGCTGCTCGATACAACACAGATAAGATG GTTGCCACAGGGCAAGTTGCTAGTACAGGATTGGTTGCTCTGAGCTATGTTCAGAAGGTATCTGAGAAG GTTTCTCTAGCATCAGACTTCATGTACAACTACATGTCAAAAGATGTCACGGCCAGTTTTGGTTATGATTACATCCTTCGACAG TGCCGCCTTAGAGGGAAGATTGATTCCAATGGCTGTGCAGCTGCTTTTCTGGAAGAACGATTGAATATGGgtctaaattttattctttctgcAGAG CTAGACCACAGGAAGAAAGACTATAAATTTGGGTTTGGGCTGACAGTTGGCGAGTAG